The following proteins are encoded in a genomic region of Phragmites australis chromosome 9, lpPhrAust1.1, whole genome shotgun sequence:
- the LOC133928658 gene encoding pentatricopeptide repeat-containing protein At5g16860-like isoform X2, with translation MLFNLPKAAKPIGVRFLSVANAECFGLDVSPMHFASLLKECRSVNTVRQIHQKIIASGLLSRPASLLSVSLPPLPSQPHVSPKSLGTGVVASYLACGATSDALTVLEHVAPSTVVWWNLLIREHIKEGRLDRAIGISCRMIRAGTRPDHFTLPYTLKACGELPSYRCGSTFHGLICCNGFESNVFVCNALVAMYSRCGYLKEATLVFDEITQKGIDDVISWNSIVAAHVKGSNPWTALDLFSKMTTIVHEKATNERSDIISIVNILPACASLNALPQTKEIHGYAIRNGTFPDSFVCNALIDTYAKCGSMEDAVKVFNMMEFRDAVSWNAMVTGYSQSGNFEAAFELFNNMRKESIPLDVITWSAVISGYAQRGCGQEALDTFRQMLLYGSEPNSVTIISLLSACASLGALPQDMYSKCRSFKSAHSMFDSIPRRERNVVTWTVMIGGYAQFGNSNDALKLFSEMISIPYAVAPNAYTISCILMACAHLAALRMGKQIHAYVIRHHQYETSVYFVANCLIDMYSKCGDVDTARNVFDSMPKRNDVSWTSMMSGYGMHGRGNEALDIFDKMQKAGFVPDDISFLVLLYACSHSGMVDQGLDYFEIMSRDYGVAASAEHYACVIDLQARSGLFDKAWRTVEEMPMEPTAVIWVALLSACRVHSNVELAEYALNKLVKMKAENDGSYTLISNIYANARRWKDVARIRQLMKNSGIKKRPGCSWVQGKKGTASFFVGDRSHPRSPEIYALLERLIDRIKAVGYVPETNFALHDVDDEEKNNLLAEHSEKLALAYGLLTTSPGCPIRITKNLRICGDCHSAFTYISKIVDHEIILRDSSRFHHFKNGSCSCGGYW, from the exons ATGCTCTTCAATTTGCCAAAGGCAGCAAAACCAATCGGAGTACGGTTCCTCTCAGTTGCAAATGCAGAATGCTTTGGTTTAGATGTCTCCCCTATGCATTTTGCATCCCTGTTAAAAGAATGCAGGTCTGTGAACACAGTTCGTCAAATTCACCAGAAGATAATTGCTTCTGGTCTTCTTTCTCGTCCAGCATCATTGCTATCAGTGTCCCTTCCACCATTGCCATCTCAACCACATGTATCACCAAAATCTTTGGGTACTGGTGTTGTAGCTTCCTATCTTGCTTGTGGTGCTACAAGCGATGCTCTCACAGTGTTGGAACATGTGGCACCATCAACAGTTGTATGGTGGAATCTACTCATACGAGAACACATCAAGGAAGGCCGCCTTGACCGTGCAATTGGCATATCTTGCCGCATGATTCGTGCTGGAACTAGGCCAGACCATTTTACTCTCCCATATACACTAAAAGCATGTGGAGAGCTACCTTCATACCGTTGTGGTAGCACATTCCATGGACTGATATGTTGCAATGGATTTGAGTCAAATGTCTTTGTATGCAATGCATTGGTGGCGATGTATTCCCGCTGTGGTTATTTGAAGGAAGCCACTCTGGTGTTTGATGAAATAACCCAGAAGGGAATTGATGATGTTATCTCATGGAATTCAATTGTTGCTGCCCATGTTAAAGGAAGTAATCCGTGGACTGCGTTAGACCTGTTTTCAAAGATGACAACGATTGTCCATGAAAAGGCTACAAATGAAAGGTCAGACATCATTAGCATTGTCAACATCCTTCCTGCATGTGCTTCTCTGAATGCATTGCCTCAAACTAAAGAAATTCACGGCTATGCCATTCGGAATGGTACATTTCCAGATTCTTTTGTATGTAATGCCCTGATTGATACCTATGCAAAATGTGGGTCAATGGAGGATGCAGTGAAGGTTTTCAACATGATGGAATTCAGAGATGCAGTTTCTTGGAATGCAATGGTGACTGGGTACTCCCAAAGTGGGAACTTTGAGGCAGCCTTCGAGCTTTTCAACAATATGCGCAAGGAAAGTATTCCATTGGATGTCATAACATGGAGTGCTGTAATTTCTGGGTATGCTCAGAGGGGATGCGGCCAAGAGGCACTTGACACTTTCCGGCAAATGCTTCTTTATGGATCAGAGCCAAATTCTGTCACAATCATCTCTCTGTTGTCTGCTTGTGCTTCCTTGGGAGCATTGCCTCAGG ATATGTACTCGAAGTGCCGAAGCTTCAAATCTGCACATTCCATGTTTGATTCCATACCTCGAAGGGAACGTAATGTGGTGACTTGGACTGTCATGATCGGTGGGTATGCGCAATTTGGGAACTCAAATGATGCCCTCAAGCTTTTCTCGGAGATGATTTCAATACCATATGCAGTTGCCCCAAATGCTTATACAATTTCCTGCATTTTGATGGCCTGTGCACATTTGGCAGCCCTTCGTATGGGTAAGCAGATTCATGCTTATGTCATTCGTCACCATCAATATGAAACATCTGTGTACTTCGTGGCGAACTGTCTTATTGATATGTACTCAAAGTGTGGTGATGTCGATACAGCTaggaatgtgtttgatagcatGCCCAAAAGGAATGATGTATCTTGGACTTCTATGATGTCAGGATATGGAATGCATGGTCGTGGTAATGAGGCTCTGGACATATTTGACAAGATGCAAAAGGCAGGCTTTGTTCCTGACGATATATCCTTCCTGGTTCTTCTTTATGCTTGTAGCCATTCTGGCATGGTTGATCAGGGTCTGGATTACTTTGAAATTATGAGTAGAGATTATGGTGTAGCTGCCAGTGCAGAGCATTATGCGTGTGTTATTGACTTGCAGGCTCGCTCTGGGCTATTCGATAAGGCATGGAGAACAGTTGAGGAAATGCCAATGGAGCCTACTGCAGTAATCTGGGTCGCATTACTTAGTGCCTGCAGAGTACATTCAAATGTGGAACTTGCTGAATATGCTCTGAACAAATTGGTCAAGATGAAAGCAGAGAATGATGGATCCTACACGCTTATCTCCAACATATATGCTAATGCAAGGCGGTGGAAGGATGTAGCAAGAATCAGACAACTGATGAAGAATTCAGGGATTAAGAAGAGGCCCGGATGCAGCTGGGTCCAGGGTAAGAAAGGCACTGCATCTTTCTTTGTTGGAGATCGATCGCACCCTCGATCTCCAGAGATTTATGCTCTTTTAGAGAGACTAATTGACCGCATCAAGGCTGTGGGCTATGTCCCTGAGACAAACTTTGCATTGCACgatgttgatgatgaggagaAAAATAACCTTCTTGCTGAACACAGTGAGAAGCTTGCTCTCGCATATGGCCTTCTCACGACTTCCCCTGGTTGTCCCATAAGGATCACAAAGAACCTGCGTATTTGCGGTGATTGTCACAGTGCATTCACCTACATCTCAAAGATTGTTGACCATGAGATCATACTGCGAGACTCCAGTCGCTTCCATCATTTCAAGAATGGCTCTTGCTCCTGCGGTGGCTATTGGTGA
- the LOC133928658 gene encoding pentatricopeptide repeat-containing protein At5g16860-like isoform X1, with protein MLFNLPKAAKPIGVRFLSVANAECFGLDVSPMHFASLLKECRSVNTVRQIHQKIIASGLLSRPASLLSVSLPPLPSQPHVSPKSLGTGVVASYLACGATSDALTVLEHVAPSTVVWWNLLIREHIKEGRLDRAIGISCRMIRAGTRPDHFTLPYTLKACGELPSYRCGSTFHGLICCNGFESNVFVCNALVAMYSRCGYLKEATLVFDEITQKGIDDVISWNSIVAAHVKGSNPWTALDLFSKMTTIVHEKATNERSDIISIVNILPACASLNALPQTKEIHGYAIRNGTFPDSFVCNALIDTYAKCGSMEDAVKVFNMMEFRDAVSWNAMVTGYSQSGNFEAAFELFNNMRKESIPLDVITWSAVISGYAQRGCGQEALDTFRQMLLYGSEPNSVTIISLLSACASLGALPQGMETHAYSLKKCLLYLDNDFGGDSHSEDLMVHNALIDMYSKCRSFKSAHSMFDSIPRRERNVVTWTVMIGGYAQFGNSNDALKLFSEMISIPYAVAPNAYTISCILMACAHLAALRMGKQIHAYVIRHHQYETSVYFVANCLIDMYSKCGDVDTARNVFDSMPKRNDVSWTSMMSGYGMHGRGNEALDIFDKMQKAGFVPDDISFLVLLYACSHSGMVDQGLDYFEIMSRDYGVAASAEHYACVIDLQARSGLFDKAWRTVEEMPMEPTAVIWVALLSACRVHSNVELAEYALNKLVKMKAENDGSYTLISNIYANARRWKDVARIRQLMKNSGIKKRPGCSWVQGKKGTASFFVGDRSHPRSPEIYALLERLIDRIKAVGYVPETNFALHDVDDEEKNNLLAEHSEKLALAYGLLTTSPGCPIRITKNLRICGDCHSAFTYISKIVDHEIILRDSSRFHHFKNGSCSCGGYW; from the coding sequence ATGCTCTTCAATTTGCCAAAGGCAGCAAAACCAATCGGAGTACGGTTCCTCTCAGTTGCAAATGCAGAATGCTTTGGTTTAGATGTCTCCCCTATGCATTTTGCATCCCTGTTAAAAGAATGCAGGTCTGTGAACACAGTTCGTCAAATTCACCAGAAGATAATTGCTTCTGGTCTTCTTTCTCGTCCAGCATCATTGCTATCAGTGTCCCTTCCACCATTGCCATCTCAACCACATGTATCACCAAAATCTTTGGGTACTGGTGTTGTAGCTTCCTATCTTGCTTGTGGTGCTACAAGCGATGCTCTCACAGTGTTGGAACATGTGGCACCATCAACAGTTGTATGGTGGAATCTACTCATACGAGAACACATCAAGGAAGGCCGCCTTGACCGTGCAATTGGCATATCTTGCCGCATGATTCGTGCTGGAACTAGGCCAGACCATTTTACTCTCCCATATACACTAAAAGCATGTGGAGAGCTACCTTCATACCGTTGTGGTAGCACATTCCATGGACTGATATGTTGCAATGGATTTGAGTCAAATGTCTTTGTATGCAATGCATTGGTGGCGATGTATTCCCGCTGTGGTTATTTGAAGGAAGCCACTCTGGTGTTTGATGAAATAACCCAGAAGGGAATTGATGATGTTATCTCATGGAATTCAATTGTTGCTGCCCATGTTAAAGGAAGTAATCCGTGGACTGCGTTAGACCTGTTTTCAAAGATGACAACGATTGTCCATGAAAAGGCTACAAATGAAAGGTCAGACATCATTAGCATTGTCAACATCCTTCCTGCATGTGCTTCTCTGAATGCATTGCCTCAAACTAAAGAAATTCACGGCTATGCCATTCGGAATGGTACATTTCCAGATTCTTTTGTATGTAATGCCCTGATTGATACCTATGCAAAATGTGGGTCAATGGAGGATGCAGTGAAGGTTTTCAACATGATGGAATTCAGAGATGCAGTTTCTTGGAATGCAATGGTGACTGGGTACTCCCAAAGTGGGAACTTTGAGGCAGCCTTCGAGCTTTTCAACAATATGCGCAAGGAAAGTATTCCATTGGATGTCATAACATGGAGTGCTGTAATTTCTGGGTATGCTCAGAGGGGATGCGGCCAAGAGGCACTTGACACTTTCCGGCAAATGCTTCTTTATGGATCAGAGCCAAATTCTGTCACAATCATCTCTCTGTTGTCTGCTTGTGCTTCCTTGGGAGCATTGCCTCAGGGTATGGAAACTCATGCCTACTCTTTGAAGAAATGCCTTTTATACTTGGATAATGATTTTGGTGGTGATAGCCATAGTGAGGATCTGATGGTTCACAATGCATTAATAGATATGTACTCGAAGTGCCGAAGCTTCAAATCTGCACATTCCATGTTTGATTCCATACCTCGAAGGGAACGTAATGTGGTGACTTGGACTGTCATGATCGGTGGGTATGCGCAATTTGGGAACTCAAATGATGCCCTCAAGCTTTTCTCGGAGATGATTTCAATACCATATGCAGTTGCCCCAAATGCTTATACAATTTCCTGCATTTTGATGGCCTGTGCACATTTGGCAGCCCTTCGTATGGGTAAGCAGATTCATGCTTATGTCATTCGTCACCATCAATATGAAACATCTGTGTACTTCGTGGCGAACTGTCTTATTGATATGTACTCAAAGTGTGGTGATGTCGATACAGCTaggaatgtgtttgatagcatGCCCAAAAGGAATGATGTATCTTGGACTTCTATGATGTCAGGATATGGAATGCATGGTCGTGGTAATGAGGCTCTGGACATATTTGACAAGATGCAAAAGGCAGGCTTTGTTCCTGACGATATATCCTTCCTGGTTCTTCTTTATGCTTGTAGCCATTCTGGCATGGTTGATCAGGGTCTGGATTACTTTGAAATTATGAGTAGAGATTATGGTGTAGCTGCCAGTGCAGAGCATTATGCGTGTGTTATTGACTTGCAGGCTCGCTCTGGGCTATTCGATAAGGCATGGAGAACAGTTGAGGAAATGCCAATGGAGCCTACTGCAGTAATCTGGGTCGCATTACTTAGTGCCTGCAGAGTACATTCAAATGTGGAACTTGCTGAATATGCTCTGAACAAATTGGTCAAGATGAAAGCAGAGAATGATGGATCCTACACGCTTATCTCCAACATATATGCTAATGCAAGGCGGTGGAAGGATGTAGCAAGAATCAGACAACTGATGAAGAATTCAGGGATTAAGAAGAGGCCCGGATGCAGCTGGGTCCAGGGTAAGAAAGGCACTGCATCTTTCTTTGTTGGAGATCGATCGCACCCTCGATCTCCAGAGATTTATGCTCTTTTAGAGAGACTAATTGACCGCATCAAGGCTGTGGGCTATGTCCCTGAGACAAACTTTGCATTGCACgatgttgatgatgaggagaAAAATAACCTTCTTGCTGAACACAGTGAGAAGCTTGCTCTCGCATATGGCCTTCTCACGACTTCCCCTGGTTGTCCCATAAGGATCACAAAGAACCTGCGTATTTGCGGTGATTGTCACAGTGCATTCACCTACATCTCAAAGATTGTTGACCATGAGATCATACTGCGAGACTCCAGTCGCTTCCATCATTTCAAGAATGGCTCTTGCTCCTGCGGTGGCTATTGGTGA